From the Methanocaldococcus fervens AG86 genome, the window TTTCAAAAAATTAATAGATGAGTTAAATACGAAATGGTTAGATGCAATAAAACATGCCATCTATTTATCTTTAACTCTTGACAATTTAAAAGATGCTGAAAGATACATAAATATGGGATTAAAAATTAGAGAAGATGACGTAATTTTATGGTATTTTAAAGGAAGGCTATATGAATATTTAGGAAAATTAGATGAGGCATTAAAATGCTATAATAAGGTTATTGAACTGCAACCAACTTACACCAAAGCACTTTTAAATAAAGCCAGAATATATGAAAAGCAAGGTGATATTGAAAAAGCTATTAAGTACTACAATAAAGCCATAGATGGGAGAAATAAAGATTTTAGTGAGTAAATGTCTTTTTTTATTTTACATAGATTTAATTTAGAAAATTTAAAATTTTATAATTTTTAAACGGGATTTTTATGGAGTTTGAAAGCTATATTAGGGAGAAATTTCCATATCCCAAAATTAGGGAACCACAAAAAAGAATGATGCTAAAAATTTACAACTGTATAAAAAATAGAAAAAACTTGATAGTTGAAGCACCAACTGGTGTTGGGAAAACTTTAGGGTATTTAATTCCAGCCATATATTTTGCTGAAAGAGGGAAGAGGGTTTTAATACTAACAGAGACAATAGACCAGCAAGTTAGGATTTATGAAGATTTAAGCTCTTTAAAGCATAATTTAAAGGTTTCATTTTTAATGGGAAAGAGTAATTTTATTTGCAAATCAAAAGGAGGAAAGGCAAATAGATTGTATTGTCAATTAAATAAAAAATGCTTATATAGACCAAATAAAAGACCAATTTGTTACTGTGGAACAAAAAAACAACAGATAAATTTAGGGGATAAAGTTCTTTACTACTGCCCATACTGTTGCTGTGAATATCAAAAGGCAAAAATAGAGAGTATCTTAGCTGATATTGTAGTGATGAATTATAGTATGTTTTATTTTGCAAAGGAGGAGATTGAGAAAAAAAGAGATGTTGATGTAATTATTTGTGATGAAGCACATAAATTGGAAGATAGTGTAAGGAATTCCTCAACAATTGTCATAAATCCAGAATTATCAATTAATAGATTGAAATATATGGCTTTATATTACGCTCCAAACATTTTAAAAAAGAGATTAAATATTGAGGATGAGAACTTTTGGGAAATAATTGAAAGATATTTAACAAGTAAAGGCATCAATATAGACATCTGCAAGGAAACAATTATTTTTGATGGAGAAAATTTGAGTTCTTGGAGGTATAAAACAGAACTCGCTGTGTTGGGAGCTATCTTAGATGGTTATTATCAAATAAACAATATAAAGGACAAAATATTAAGATTTAAAGAAAATGAAGAAATTGATAAGGAAGAGCTAAAATTTGAAATTGACAGCAAGGCGTTAATTGCCATAGAACTCGATTTTATCCACAAAAGGAAATTATCTGACATGTATCTTCTTGAATTTATAGAGAATATTAAAGATTTGAAATATATTAATGACAACTATGTAATTTACAGAAGTGGAAATTCTTTATTATGTGAGCCGGTTTTTGTTAGCTCACATTTAAAAGAGCTTTATAATAATGCAGTAGTTATACACTGCTCAGCAACAATTGGAAATCTAAAGATGCATGCTTTAAAAACAGGAGTAGATAAAGCTGAATTTTTGGTATTAGAAAGTCCATTCCCTAAGAATAGGAAAAAAATCATCGCCCTAAAAGATGGAGTAGATATGAAACATGAAAAGAAGGATAGGGAAAAAGCAAACAAAAATCTATTAAAAATATTGGAAGCGATAAATGGGAACTCTTTAGTTTTATTTAAGAGTTTTGAAGATTTGGATAGTTTTTACAAATATATAAAAAGAGAAATTGCAAAAACAAACATTAAAAATAAGAATATTCACGTTTATGAGCAGGGAATGGATGGAAAAGAGGCCAAGGAATTGAAAGAGAGATTTGAAAAAATTGGAGGGATTTTATTAGCAACTGGAAGGTTTGCTGAGGGGGTTGATATTCCAGGAGAGGCATTGGTAGGGGTTGTTATCGATGCCCTCCCCTTCCCAGTCCCAACTCCCTTAATATTGAGAGAGCAGAGAATATTGGAGGAAAAATTCAAAAATAGAGGTGTTAGAGATGCCCATTGGAGAGCTTTTTTAATGACATCGTTTGACAGGATGGCGAGAACTTTGGTTCAGATGATTGGAAGGTTAATAAGGACGGAAAATGATTATGGGGTTGTAGTTATACAGGATAAAAGGTTTTCAGATTGGGTTGGAAGAGTTATGAAAGAAAAAGGTTATTTAAAAGATAATTATGAAGTTATGAGCTTGGATATGGCTGTGAGATATATTCCAAAGTTTATGTGCCAATTTAGAAACAATTTTTAAATTTTTATTTTTTCTATTTTAATTTGTATATTTGAATTAATAAATAAATATGTCTAAAATAAAAACGAACCTTTTAGTATAGTCCATCAAATTATATTGCAGTAGGGATGAACGTAGTGAAGCCCACTCTGGGATATACCAATAGGGGCTTTGCCCCTATAGAAATAAAAATATGGTAGGGCGGCGGGGATTCGAACCCCGGACCACTCGGTTATCAGCCGAGCACTCTAACCAGGCTGAGCCACCGCCCTACTGAAAGCAAAAATTAGATAATAATAACTAATATATATACTTTTCGGTTATTTGTTCATTCATATAATTTATTCTAATGGAGTAACTCTAACGTTATCGTAATAAGCCCTTCCTCCACCAATTCCTATCCCTCCCTTAAGTATTGGATTGTTGTTATCAGTGTATTCAATATATTTCTGCCCTCCTACGAGGAATACTATTTTGTTATCTTTTGCTATAACTTTATATCTATAGAAATCCGTACCTGCTGGAGCCGCACTATAAGATTCAGCCAATTTCTCTACCTTACTTCCATTAAATTTATAGAGTGCATAACCTCTATCATATCTCTCTATCTCTATAAAATACCCAGCTTGTGCATTATTTACCAATCTAAAATATATTTTTGGATTGTCCTTATCTTCAAACCGTTTTATATCTACAATAAGTTCAAAATTAGTATAATTTTTGTCAATATAAATTATTCCATTGTTAATTGGAACCGCAACGTTATTTATTGACTTTTTATCCTCACTCATTATTCCTTCAATTTTAAAACCTCCTTCCTTAACTTTCCACTCCCCAAATGGAGCCTTTTCTCCCATAGTATAGGAAGAGAAGTCATCGTAAAATTGCTTTGGACCTACTTCAAAACAACCACACAGCCCCAAATATAGGATTGAAATCGTTAAAATGGCAATTACCTTTTTAAAACTCATCATTATTCACCTTTGATACATCCATATATTGCCTCAATAATATTCTTTAATGTGGTATTGGTTTTTATTCCTTTTGGATTGTAGTGTGTTACTGAAGCTTTAAAACCCATTTCTCTTAATTTATTTATGATATTTTGCATTGGCGGAACCGAAATCTTTAACATCTTTCCTATTT encodes:
- a CDS encoding tetratricopeptide repeat protein produces the protein MFGNCEEALKCYDKALGIENKFLSAFLLKTTCLESLGKYDELLKTYDEMLSHVPELAPIWVEKAEILRKLGKYEEALFCVNKALELKPDSKNALYIKGVLLKRLGKYKEALECFKKLIDELNTKWLDAIKHAIYLSLTLDNLKDAERYINMGLKIREDDVILWYFKGRLYEYLGKLDEALKCYNKVIELQPTYTKALLNKARIYEKQGDIEKAIKYYNKAIDGRNKDFSE
- a CDS encoding ATP-dependent DNA helicase; protein product: MEFESYIREKFPYPKIREPQKRMMLKIYNCIKNRKNLIVEAPTGVGKTLGYLIPAIYFAERGKRVLILTETIDQQVRIYEDLSSLKHNLKVSFLMGKSNFICKSKGGKANRLYCQLNKKCLYRPNKRPICYCGTKKQQINLGDKVLYYCPYCCCEYQKAKIESILADIVVMNYSMFYFAKEEIEKKRDVDVIICDEAHKLEDSVRNSSTIVINPELSINRLKYMALYYAPNILKKRLNIEDENFWEIIERYLTSKGINIDICKETIIFDGENLSSWRYKTELAVLGAILDGYYQINNIKDKILRFKENEEIDKEELKFEIDSKALIAIELDFIHKRKLSDMYLLEFIENIKDLKYINDNYVIYRSGNSLLCEPVFVSSHLKELYNNAVVIHCSATIGNLKMHALKTGVDKAEFLVLESPFPKNRKKIIALKDGVDMKHEKKDREKANKNLLKILEAINGNSLVLFKSFEDLDSFYKYIKREIAKTNIKNKNIHVYEQGMDGKEAKELKERFEKIGGILLATGRFAEGVDIPGEALVGVVIDALPFPVPTPLILREQRILEEKFKNRGVRDAHWRAFLMTSFDRMARTLVQMIGRLIRTENDYGVVVIQDKRFSDWVGRVMKEKGYLKDNYEVMSLDMAVRYIPKFMCQFRNNF
- a CDS encoding family 16 glycoside hydrolase, yielding MSFKKVIAILTISILYLGLCGCFEVGPKQFYDDFSSYTMGEKAPFGEWKVKEGGFKIEGIMSEDKKSINNVAVPINNGIIYIDKNYTNFELIVDIKRFEDKDNPKIYFRLVNNAQAGYFIEIERYDRGYALYKFNGSKVEKLAESYSAAPAGTDFYRYKVIAKDNKIVFLVGGQKYIEYTDNNNPILKGGIGIGGGRAYYDNVRVTPLE